One genomic window of Acidimicrobiia bacterium includes the following:
- a CDS encoding aldehyde ferredoxin oxidoreductase C-terminal domain-containing protein, whose translation MEISELRPPSDFTISRYYVDLAGRSVRFERVACEDLEDALGGIARATKLLEDTVVDDPYAPSAPLVMNLGLLSGTRVMTGLRTFFHGYSPLKTSRSGAPGLMWTAGSGHFGTKLRGLGIEEVVFTGRCDRPTILHLTPSSDPTDPQGPAEFTFLDAGDLAGKRVNAKIQDLHGRYPDAHFAVIGPAGENYESVRYASIALSTDNQLKTGDAKPRFCGRGGYGGVMGSKNLLGIIADGPNPNASSRGLKEVNREINLGDGSKGYRDVGTWRMVGVLHPVGGLPEYNFAPPGTDDGGRLMRPAVEEGPYVVKAEACYLCGIKCHKNVYDEVDGEAGRFRAKVDYEPLALLSSNLGLYDIDQSLTLIDLTDELGMDSISLGGTLGYAMEWNKRHPDALIAGGLGYGDFDGTMAAITAIGTGRNEELGQGVMRLSTSRGATGFAMHSKGVEYPAYLPHTNPSYPWALAGGHMSMRTYLLAVVERETDLEYWVDATVNRGPKFILDDITGLCKFSMITPDLEAEAIRLVTGLDVGAEQLTAAVDRTFLRGYANERARGFTFDDYTMPDEAHLRIENSSVPQFNTPEFFEELRSRVMETLDQRATAAGFL comes from the coding sequence GTGGAGATCAGTGAGCTGCGACCACCGTCGGACTTCACCATCAGTCGCTACTACGTCGACCTGGCCGGCCGGTCGGTTCGTTTCGAGCGAGTAGCGTGCGAGGATCTCGAGGATGCGCTCGGCGGTATCGCGCGGGCAACCAAGCTCCTCGAGGACACGGTGGTCGACGATCCCTACGCTCCCTCAGCACCGCTGGTGATGAACCTCGGTCTGCTGAGCGGCACGAGGGTGATGACCGGCCTCCGCACGTTCTTTCACGGTTACTCACCCCTGAAGACGTCACGCTCGGGAGCCCCGGGTCTGATGTGGACGGCCGGTTCCGGACACTTCGGAACGAAGCTGCGGGGCCTGGGCATCGAGGAGGTGGTCTTCACCGGCCGCTGCGACCGGCCGACGATCCTCCACCTCACGCCTTCCTCCGATCCCACCGACCCGCAAGGGCCGGCCGAGTTCACCTTCCTGGATGCCGGTGATCTGGCCGGCAAGCGAGTCAACGCCAAGATCCAGGACCTGCACGGCCGGTATCCGGATGCACACTTCGCGGTGATCGGTCCGGCCGGTGAAAACTACGAGTCCGTCAGATACGCATCGATAGCCCTCTCCACCGACAACCAGCTGAAGACCGGTGACGCCAAACCTCGCTTCTGCGGGCGGGGCGGCTACGGGGGCGTCATGGGATCGAAGAACCTGCTGGGAATCATCGCAGACGGACCCAACCCGAATGCGTCGAGCCGCGGGCTGAAGGAGGTCAATCGGGAGATCAACCTCGGTGACGGGAGCAAGGGATATCGCGACGTCGGAACCTGGCGAATGGTCGGAGTTCTCCATCCCGTCGGCGGGCTCCCCGAGTACAACTTCGCTCCGCCGGGCACCGATGACGGCGGACGGCTGATGCGACCGGCCGTTGAGGAAGGGCCGTACGTCGTCAAAGCAGAGGCCTGCTACCTGTGCGGTATCAAATGCCACAAGAACGTGTACGACGAGGTCGACGGTGAAGCCGGCCGGTTCCGGGCCAAAGTGGACTACGAACCGCTGGCACTTCTGTCGTCCAACCTGGGCCTCTACGACATCGACCAGTCACTGACCTTGATCGACCTCACCGACGAGCTCGGAATGGACTCGATCTCGCTCGGTGGAACCCTCGGCTACGCCATGGAATGGAACAAGCGGCATCCCGACGCACTCATCGCCGGAGGACTCGGCTATGGGGATTTCGACGGAACCATGGCGGCGATCACAGCAATCGGCACCGGCAGAAACGAGGAACTCGGGCAAGGCGTGATGCGCCTCTCTACGAGCAGAGGAGCGACGGGCTTCGCCATGCACTCCAAGGGCGTCGAGTATCCCGCCTATCTGCCGCATACGAACCCGTCCTATCCGTGGGCACTGGCCGGCGGGCACATGTCGATGCGAACCTATCTCCTGGCCGTCGTCGAGCGAGAAACGGATCTCGAATACTGGGTCGATGCCACCGTCAATCGCGGCCCGAAGTTCATTCTCGACGACATAACCGGGCTGTGTAAGTTCTCAATGATCACGCCGGACCTCGAAGCCGAGGCGATCAGACTGGTGACCGGACTCGACGTCGGTGCCGAGCAGCTGACCGCGGCGGTCGATCGCACGTTCCTCAGGGGATATGCCAACGAGCGGGCGCGCGGGTTCACCTTCGACGACTACACGATGCCGGATGAAGCACATCTGCGGATCGAGAACTCGAGCGTGCCCCAGTTCAACACGCCCGAGTTCTTCGAGGAACTGAGATCCCGGGTGATGGAGACCTTGGATCAGAGGGCGACCGCGGCAGGGTTTCTCTGA